Proteins found in one Miscanthus floridulus cultivar M001 chromosome 4, ASM1932011v1, whole genome shotgun sequence genomic segment:
- the LOC136552490 gene encoding protein THYLAKOID ASSEMBLY 8-like, chloroplastic encodes MATPRARLTRLLLHFRSRGPKFLPQPFSPSSSSSAHGLFPSRWPTPSTGGAWRRAFHDGRPRGPLWRSKKLIGKEALFAIQGLKRFKGDEEKLADFVRRYVARLLKADKLAVLGELERQEEVDLAVKMFRIIQKEDWYKPDIYMYKDLIIALAKCKKMEEAMVIWGNMRDENLFPDSQTYAEVIRGFLRYGSPSDAMNIYEDMKKSPDPPEELPFRVLLKGLLPHPLLRNRVKQDFEELFPERHIYDPPEEIFGMH; translated from the exons ATGGCGACCCCTCGAGCACGCCTAACTCGCCTGCTCCTCCACTTCCGCAGCCGGGGCCCCAAATTCCTACCGCAacccttctctccctcctcctcTTCATCCGCCCACGGCCTCTTCCCCTCTCGGTGGCCAACGCCGTCCACCGGCGGCGCGTGGCGGCGCGCGTTCCACGATGGGCGGCCACGAGGGCCGCTGTGGCGGAGCAAGAAGCTGATCGGGAAGGAGGCCCTCTTCGCGATCCAGGGCCTCAAGCGGTTCAAGGGGGACGAGGAGAAGCTGGCGGATTTCGTGCGGCGGTATGTGGCCAGACTGCTCAAGGCGGATAAGCTCGCCGTGCTCGGCGAGCTGGAACGCCAGGAGGAGGTCGATCTGGCCGTCAAG ATGTTTAGGATCATACAAAAGGAGGACTGGTATAAGCCAGATATTTACATGTACAAAGACTTGATTATTGCACTAGCCAAATGCAAGAAGATGGAGGAAGCAATGGTAATCTGGGGGAACATGAGAGATGAGAACTTGTTTCCTGACTCACAGACATATGCCGAAGTAATAAGAGGATTCTTGAGATATGGCTCCCCATCAGATGCAATGAATATTTATGAGGACATGAAAAAGTCACCTGATCCACCAGAAGAGTTACCTTTTAGGGTATTGTTGAAGGGTCTTTTACCTCACCCATTGCTAAGAAATAGAGTAAAGCAAGATTTTGAAGAGTTGTTCCCAGAAAGGCATATCTATGATCCTCCAGAAGAAATTTTTGGCATGCACTGA